One Thalassotalea hakodatensis DNA segment encodes these proteins:
- a CDS encoding YaiI/YqxD family protein: MAIWVDADACPVPIKDIIFRAAERTKMPTTLIANHAMKIPPSAYITFVRVSSGFDVADNEIVKRCSPNDLVITSDIPLAAEVIEEGCIALNPRGELYTTSNIKQRLNMRDFMDTLRSSGIETGGSAPLSQADRQAFANQLDKWLNLASG; the protein is encoded by the coding sequence ATGGCCATTTGGGTAGATGCTGACGCTTGTCCAGTTCCAATTAAAGACATTATTTTTAGGGCTGCTGAAAGAACAAAGATGCCAACGACATTAATTGCTAATCATGCAATGAAAATCCCACCTTCGGCTTACATTACCTTTGTGCGTGTTAGTAGTGGTTTTGATGTTGCTGACAACGAAATTGTCAAACGTTGTTCGCCTAACGATTTAGTTATCACCAGTGATATACCTTTAGCGGCTGAAGTAATAGAAGAAGGTTGTATCGCTTTAAATCCTCGGGGGGAACTTTACACGACAAGCAATATTAAACAGCGGCTTAATATGCGTGATTTTATGGATACTTTACGATCAAGTGGTATTGAAACTGGCGGCAGTGCGCCGCTCAGTCAGGCAGACAGACAAGCCTTTGCTAATCAACTAGACAAATGGCTTAATCTCGCTAGCGGTTAG
- a CDS encoding thiol:disulfide interchange protein DsbA/DsbL encodes MKKFFAALLATVFIPLAANAAKYEEGEHYKVIPGQATKKPEVREYFSYHCPACRGFEAYLPEIKKSLPDGTKLTKTHVDFMGQSAPEKQFMLSKGMIIAEKTGIAKQYNAEAFSYLQTQKRSIDSIDDVKKIYVAAGGKASDFEKGLKSFALMSRVKRDKKVQDKLSAGRYVGSVPTFVVNGKYAINARAIDSENFIEDYKNLIAYLLTLD; translated from the coding sequence ATGAAGAAATTTTTTGCCGCTTTATTAGCAACTGTATTTATTCCTCTTGCCGCAAATGCAGCAAAATACGAAGAGGGAGAGCATTATAAAGTCATACCTGGTCAAGCGACTAAAAAGCCAGAAGTGAGAGAATATTTTTCTTACCATTGCCCTGCGTGTAGAGGCTTTGAGGCATATTTACCTGAAATTAAAAAGAGCTTACCCGATGGTACAAAACTGACCAAAACACACGTAGACTTTATGGGACAGTCTGCACCTGAAAAACAATTTATGTTAAGCAAAGGCATGATCATTGCCGAAAAAACGGGTATCGCTAAGCAATATAATGCTGAAGCTTTTAGTTATTTACAAACACAAAAAAGATCAATTGATTCTATCGATGATGTGAAGAAAATTTATGTCGCGGCGGGTGGTAAAGCAAGCGACTTTGAAAAAGGGCTAAAGAGTTTTGCCTTAATGTCACGGGTAAAACGCGATAAAAAAGTTCAAGACAAATTATCCGCAGGTCGTTATGTCGGTAGCGTACCTACTTTTGTGGTTAATGGTAAATACGCAATTAATGCAAGAGCAATAGATAGCGAGAACTTTATTGAAGATTACAAAAACCTTATTGCTTACCTGCTTACCCTAGACTAA
- a CDS encoding DEAD/DEAH box helicase, producing MSFSLLNLSQPVLKAVDEQGYHTPSPVQQQAIPAVLSGKDVMAAAQTGTGKTAGFTLPIIERLLKGKPARANEVRALILTPTRELAAQVANNVATYGQHTKLRANVVFGGVKINPQMMKLRSGSDVLVATPGRLLDLYQQNAVKFSQLEVLVLDEADRMLDMGFIRDIKKILSFLPAQRQNLLFSATFSPDIKALAQSFVHNPVEISVSPSNSTAKTVEQVVVPCDKKKKSKLLSFLIKENQWQQVLVFTKTKHGANRLTKELDSQGISALAIHGNKSQGARTKALAKFKNNEISVLVATDIAARGLDIDQLPQVVNFELPHVSEDYVHRIGRTGRAGADGFAVSLVCADEHKLLEDIEYVIQQHIERSIEPGFEPVNALPASRAIRPLKTKKPKKIKSQKLNTQENNRGGSTVKKSTRGKPHSNNTNKKHTTKKQQGQSHHGTKKVDPYAANR from the coding sequence ATGTCTTTTTCGTTATTAAATTTATCTCAACCGGTTTTAAAGGCGGTTGATGAACAAGGTTATCACACGCCATCGCCAGTGCAACAACAAGCGATACCTGCTGTATTATCAGGCAAAGATGTTATGGCTGCTGCACAAACAGGAACAGGCAAAACGGCTGGTTTTACTTTGCCAATTATTGAAAGATTATTGAAGGGAAAACCTGCTCGCGCTAATGAAGTGAGAGCATTAATCTTAACCCCTACAAGAGAACTTGCAGCTCAAGTTGCTAATAATGTTGCTACATACGGGCAGCACACCAAATTGCGTGCAAACGTAGTATTTGGCGGTGTTAAAATTAATCCGCAAATGATGAAGCTAAGAAGCGGTAGCGATGTGTTAGTGGCAACGCCTGGTAGATTATTAGACCTTTATCAACAAAATGCAGTCAAGTTCTCGCAATTAGAAGTACTGGTATTAGATGAAGCGGATCGCATGTTAGATATGGGGTTTATTAGAGACATTAAAAAAATATTGTCATTTTTACCTGCGCAAAGACAGAATTTATTATTTTCTGCGACCTTCTCACCGGATATTAAAGCGTTAGCTCAATCTTTTGTACATAACCCTGTTGAAATTTCTGTCAGTCCTAGCAATAGTACGGCGAAAACTGTTGAGCAGGTAGTAGTGCCTTGTGATAAGAAAAAGAAGTCTAAATTACTAAGCTTTTTGATTAAAGAAAACCAGTGGCAACAAGTGTTAGTTTTTACAAAAACAAAACATGGTGCGAATCGACTAACCAAAGAATTAGATAGCCAAGGTATATCTGCATTGGCGATACACGGTAATAAAAGCCAGGGCGCAAGAACAAAGGCGTTAGCTAAATTTAAGAATAATGAAATAAGTGTTTTGGTGGCAACGGATATAGCAGCACGAGGATTAGATATCGACCAACTGCCTCAAGTGGTGAATTTTGAATTGCCACATGTATCAGAAGATTATGTACATAGAATTGGTAGAACAGGTCGAGCAGGTGCTGATGGCTTCGCAGTGTCTTTAGTCTGTGCAGATGAGCACAAATTACTGGAAGATATTGAATATGTGATACAACAACATATTGAACGTAGTATTGAACCAGGCTTTGAGCCTGTCAATGCGCTACCTGCTTCTCGGGCTATTCGACCGTTAAAAACGAAGAAACCCAAGAAAATTAAAAGTCAGAAATTAAACACACAAGAAAATAATCGTGGTGGTTCAACGGTAAAAAAATCAACTAGAGGTAAACCACATTCGAACAATACCAATAAAAAGCATACAACTAAGAAGCAGCAAGGACAAAGTCATCACGGGACTAAAAAAGTGGATCCGTATGCGGCTAACCGCTAG
- a CDS encoding TIGR00266 family protein, which translates to MRSHEIDYKIIGHSMQMVEIELDQGETVIAEAGAMNYMEDGIIFETKMGDGSDVAQSFMSKLFSAGKRAFTGESVFMTHFTSQVYGKRSVAFAAPYPGEIIPLDLAQLGGSVTCQKDAFLCAARGTKVDIAFNRRLGSGFFGGEGFILQHLSGDGKAFVHAGGTVIEKQLNGETLRLDTGCLVAFSDGIDYSIEMTSGLKSMFFGGEGLFLATLSGHGKVWIQSLPFSRLADRIISHAPNFGGSSQGE; encoded by the coding sequence ATGCGAAGTCATGAAATAGATTACAAAATTATTGGCCATTCTATGCAAATGGTCGAAATAGAATTAGATCAAGGAGAAACGGTCATCGCTGAAGCTGGAGCGATGAATTATATGGAAGACGGTATTATTTTTGAAACTAAGATGGGTGACGGCTCAGATGTTGCGCAAAGTTTTATGAGTAAGTTATTTTCAGCAGGCAAAAGAGCTTTCACAGGTGAGTCTGTTTTTATGACACATTTTACTAGCCAGGTTTATGGCAAACGCAGTGTCGCATTTGCAGCGCCTTATCCGGGGGAAATTATTCCTCTAGATCTTGCGCAATTAGGTGGCAGCGTTACTTGTCAAAAAGATGCTTTTTTATGCGCAGCACGCGGGACTAAAGTTGATATAGCCTTTAATCGTCGTTTAGGGAGTGGGTTTTTTGGCGGAGAAGGGTTCATCTTGCAGCACTTGTCGGGTGATGGTAAAGCATTTGTTCATGCCGGTGGTACCGTGATAGAAAAACAACTTAATGGAGAAACGTTACGCTTAGATACCGGATGTTTGGTGGCATTTAGTGATGGTATTGATTACAGTATTGAGATGACATCAGGCTTAAAAAGTATGTTTTTTGGTGGTGAAGGGTTATTTCTTGCCACTTTGTCTGGTCACGGAAAAGTATGGATTCAAAGTTTACCTTTTTCACGGCTTGCTGATCGTATTATTTCACATGCACCTAACTTTGGCGGTTCAAGCCAAGGCGAGTAG
- a CDS encoding acyl-CoA thioesterase, whose amino-acid sequence MNDPQRSLTLRFLAEPQDVNFGGKVHGGAVMKWIDLAAYACAAGWSGRYCVTAYAGGIRFVSPIHVGSLVEVSAEVIYTGNSSMHIALQVHACDPKSLNKRKTTHCIVVMVAVDETGHKVSIPQWIPETEEDKKQLESAKRLMEMRKEISAEMDHLVL is encoded by the coding sequence ATGAATGATCCTCAACGCTCACTAACGTTACGATTTTTAGCAGAACCACAAGATGTAAACTTTGGTGGTAAAGTGCACGGAGGAGCGGTGATGAAATGGATAGATTTAGCGGCTTATGCCTGTGCTGCTGGTTGGAGTGGTCGCTATTGTGTAACCGCTTATGCTGGGGGAATACGATTTGTATCGCCAATCCATGTTGGGAGTTTAGTCGAAGTGAGTGCTGAGGTGATCTATACCGGTAATTCATCCATGCACATTGCATTACAAGTACATGCCTGCGATCCAAAATCGTTAAATAAGCGAAAAACTACACATTGTATTGTCGTGATGGTTGCTGTTGATGAAACCGGCCATAAAGTGTCAATTCCACAGTGGATTCCTGAAACAGAAGAAGATAAAAAGCAATTAGAATCTGCGAAGAGACTCATGGAAATGCGAAAGGAAATAAGTGCTGAGATGGATCACTTAGTTTTGTAA
- a CDS encoding tetratricopeptide repeat-containing response regulator, which translates to MVKIDYGSKRFLIVDNIKQSRDTLKIFAYSLGVLSVETSYHAPDVIALCEATAYDVVLLGYDLGDNKKNGQQILEELRAKNLLSRQCIVIMITAEVSQAMVLAALEHKPDEYLIKPYTLKDLSIRLTRTFEKKTAMAKIYHALDTNDRKKVIKLCNQEAYKNSPYKHECLGIRSRQHFELGEYQQARKIYSAYVGTPNCQWATIGLGKIALVEQNYHEAEKCFQAIVDDNPFYLSAYDWLAKSQIYNNDHEKAEQTLEQALLVSPRSVTRLKQYAEICLNNNSLGKATSALSKTNDLAYHSIHKKPDNAIQFAEALIGHADNLSESQIRKLNDKAFTVLDNMTRDFQANELKVIAQFLIARLHYKAKDVGPAQNALKEAERLLETYKKVLTTEGTFKIARSLIALQRRGKAEVLLENLSQAHPDNMEILSEVVALSDRPISEKDKIAAQTALEVGVSLYKAKHYTLAIDKLNQALYHFPHHIGVKLNLLQVLLVSYETNKERVDDFKQAKVLIKHFNGLSPESESFKRFLKLRSKFEALNAFNTH; encoded by the coding sequence ATGGTTAAAATTGATTATGGTAGCAAACGCTTCCTCATTGTCGACAATATAAAGCAATCAAGAGACACCCTAAAAATATTTGCCTATAGCCTAGGAGTCTTAAGTGTAGAAACTAGTTATCATGCACCAGACGTTATTGCACTTTGTGAAGCAACTGCATATGACGTAGTGTTACTTGGCTATGATCTTGGTGATAATAAAAAAAATGGCCAACAAATTCTTGAAGAATTAAGAGCTAAAAATTTACTTTCACGGCAATGTATCGTCATCATGATTACTGCTGAGGTGTCTCAAGCGATGGTATTAGCGGCGTTAGAACATAAGCCTGATGAATACCTCATCAAACCCTACACCCTTAAAGACCTTTCTATTCGACTGACTCGTACATTTGAAAAAAAAACAGCCATGGCAAAAATTTATCATGCGCTGGATACAAATGATCGCAAAAAAGTAATCAAGTTATGTAATCAAGAGGCTTATAAAAATAGTCCCTACAAACACGAATGTTTAGGGATAAGGTCAAGGCAACATTTTGAATTAGGTGAATATCAGCAAGCAAGAAAAATTTACTCAGCATACGTTGGCACACCTAACTGCCAGTGGGCTACAATAGGTTTAGGTAAAATAGCGTTAGTCGAACAAAATTACCACGAAGCTGAAAAGTGTTTTCAGGCCATTGTTGATGATAACCCTTTTTATCTTTCAGCGTATGATTGGTTAGCCAAATCACAAATATACAACAACGACCATGAAAAAGCCGAGCAAACCCTAGAACAAGCCTTATTAGTTTCACCAAGATCAGTTACCCGTTTAAAGCAATATGCTGAAATTTGCCTCAATAATAATAGTTTAGGAAAAGCGACGTCTGCGTTATCGAAAACAAATGATCTTGCTTACCACTCAATTCACAAAAAGCCAGACAACGCGATTCAATTTGCAGAGGCCTTAATTGGACACGCCGATAATTTATCTGAAAGTCAAATAAGAAAATTAAATGATAAAGCCTTCACTGTATTAGACAATATGACACGTGACTTTCAAGCGAATGAATTAAAAGTCATTGCACAATTTCTAATTGCGCGCTTACATTATAAAGCAAAAGATGTTGGTCCTGCTCAAAACGCACTTAAAGAGGCCGAAAGATTGTTAGAAACCTATAAAAAGGTCCTCACTACTGAAGGAACGTTTAAAATCGCAAGATCGCTCATTGCCTTGCAACGCAGAGGGAAGGCAGAAGTACTATTAGAGAACCTATCACAAGCTCATCCTGATAACATGGAAATTCTTTCAGAAGTGGTTGCTCTTTCAGATAGGCCTATCAGTGAAAAAGATAAAATTGCTGCTCAAACCGCGTTAGAGGTTGGTGTAAGTCTTTATAAAGCAAAACATTATACTTTAGCTATCGATAAACTTAATCAAGCGCTTTATCACTTCCCACACCATATCGGCGTTAAACTTAATCTATTACAGGTTTTATTAGTGTCTTATGAAACGAATAAAGAGCGTGTAGATGATTTTAAACAAGCAAAAGTATTGATTAAACACTTCAATGGATTATCTCCAGAAAGTGAGTCGTTTAAACGATTCTTAAAGCTTAGAAGTAAATTTGAAGCCTTAAATGCTTTTAATACACACTAA